The Acidobacteriota bacterium genome window below encodes:
- a CDS encoding TIGR01777 family protein: MRIAVTGSTGLVGSALVEALGAAGHTVSRVMRDQRKLGAGDVFWNPDTAYVDTPALNGADAIVHLAGETISERWTPAQKEIIHGSRLRGTQLIAEAARAMFHPPQVLVSASATGWYGDRGDEVLREDSKPGKGYLADVCRDWETATEVASRAGIRVVHVRTGIVLSAKGGALKKMLTPFRLGLGGKIGSGRQYMSWIALDDTVGAILHAINTVSLKGAVNVVAPAPVTNLQFTKALGKVLGRPTIAPLPAFVVKMVFGEMGEELLLGSQRVEPAQLLAAGFRFRYTEIEGALRRALIA, from the coding sequence ATGCGTATCGCGGTTACAGGTTCGACGGGACTAGTGGGCTCAGCGTTGGTGGAGGCGTTGGGAGCCGCTGGCCATACGGTGTCGCGCGTGATGCGCGATCAGCGCAAGCTGGGCGCGGGCGATGTGTTCTGGAATCCCGACACGGCCTACGTGGACACGCCGGCGCTCAATGGCGCCGATGCCATTGTACACTTGGCCGGCGAGACTATCTCTGAGCGATGGACGCCGGCGCAGAAAGAGATCATTCACGGCAGCCGTCTGCGCGGAACGCAATTGATCGCCGAGGCCGCGCGCGCGATGTTCCATCCACCACAGGTGCTGGTGAGCGCGTCGGCGACTGGCTGGTATGGTGATCGCGGCGACGAGGTGCTGCGCGAGGATTCGAAGCCCGGCAAGGGATATCTCGCCGATGTCTGCCGCGACTGGGAGACGGCGACGGAAGTGGCGTCGCGCGCCGGGATACGCGTCGTACACGTGCGTACCGGAATTGTACTCAGCGCCAAGGGCGGCGCGCTCAAGAAGATGCTCACGCCATTTCGCTTGGGGCTAGGCGGCAAGATCGGATCGGGCCGCCAGTACATGAGTTGGATTGCGCTTGATGACACGGTCGGAGCGATATTGCATGCTATCAATACAGTGTCGTTAAAGGGTGCGGTGAATGTAGTGGCGCCTGCGCCGGTTACCAATTTGCAGTTTACGAAAGCGCTGGGCAAGGTGCTGGGCCGGCCGACGATTGCTCCGCTGCCGGCGTTCGTGGTGAAGATGGTCTTCGGCGAGATGGGCGAGGAGTTACTGCTTGGCAGTCAGCGCGTCGAGCCGGCGCAGTTGCTGGCAGCTGGCTTCCGCTTCCGTTATACGGAGATCGAAGGCGCGCTGCGCCGCGCGCTGATTGCCTAA